AGCAGCAGCTGAGCGATCAGCCGCTGGAGTTCCCGCGGGTGGACGAGCGAGTGGTCGGTCGCCAACATCGTTGGGGTTATGGCTCTGAAGTCCGTCGCCGAGATCAGGACAACAGTTTCGGCGGAAACCTGATCCGCATCGATGGCCCATCGGGTGACCTCCTACGCGTCGAGTTAGGACCAGGCCGAGCGGCGGGCGAATGGGTCATGGTCCCGCGCCATGTCACCGCCGCCGAGGACGACGGTTGGCTCATGAGTTTCGTGCACGACACCGCTACGCAGCGCAGCGAACTGCTGGTGCTCTCCGCCTTGGACCCGACCGGCGACCCGGTTGCGCGCGTGCAACTACCCAACCGCGTGCCGCTTGGCTTCCATGGCAACTGGGTACCCGACACCGCCTAATCCGCGCCACCCCCCGACCCGCCGAGAATCGCTCGGCGTTGTCCCCCTGCCGCTGGAGCGCCGTCCCAATCGAGCGGATCAGTACCTCATCGGAAACGGTCTCACCCAGAACGGATCGAACCGGGTCGACGCAACATCGCCGGGGTCCGACAGCAAGACGAGCGGGAGATCAAACTCCACTCCGGCGCTGTGCCCCCCTCCCGGCTACCGGAATCAGGCACGGTGACGTCGCTCACCACCAGACCCACTCGGTGACCCTCCTGATCGATAGCCGCCAGGGCGTCGGTGTCAGTGGACGCCATGATTGCCTCGTAGCCATGGTCGCGAAGCATAGAAACGACGCTCAGTCACTCGGCCGTGGGCTCAGCGACGATCAAGATCGTCAGCAACGCGAGGGCCTAGCCCGGCCGATCGAAGCGCGCCAAGGCGTCGAGGGCGGGAAGGACCAAACGAACACTGGTACCGCCGCCCACCACGGAATGTAGTTCCACCGTCCCCAGGTTGTGCTCGGCGAATTCCCGCACCGCCGCCAACCCAATGGGTCGCCCTCCTGTGCCCGCGTTGGCGGTGGACGACGGCAGAAAGGCTTGCGCCACGGCTTGAGCAGATATGTCTCGCCTCCCGTCGGTCATGGAGAGTCTCACCGCCGGCGGATAGTCCGCTCCCCCAGCATGCGGTTCTGACCCGGTGGCGATGGTTAAGTCCCCCCCTTCGGGCATGGCCTCGCGCGCGTTCACCGCCATGCACAGGAGGGCCTGGTCCAGTTCCCGTCGATCGACCATCACCCATAGGGGAGCGAGGGCCAGGTCAAGCCGCACCACGATGTCGTCGCCCACGGCTTGAGCCAACGTCTCCGCCGAAGTCCACACCACCTCGTTCACGTCGGTCGGCTCCGCCCTACTCGAAGCCACCCGCGCGTAGTTGACGATCTGCTGGGAAAGACCAGCCGCAGCGGCGACGGACTGCTGGAGCTCCCTCAGATTGGCTAACCCCGCTGAGTCGGTGATGGACGCTTCGAGGCCTGCCGCCCGGTCCAGGATGACCGACATCACGTTGATGAAGTCACCGGAAATTTCTGTGGCGGCTTGACCGAGCCTTACCAATCGGTCGTCATGCCGAGTGCCGCGAGACGCCACTCGAAAGTCGCTCGTTGGGTTCGTGCTCGAATCCCCAACTTTCGACAGCAGACCGATGAAGTAGCGATCCCCTTCTCTGGTTTCCAAGACAGTGATGGTCACGTCAACCAGGAACGAACTCCCGTCGAACCGCTGGGTGGTCAGACGAATGCTCGCCGCACGCCCTTCGCGCAATTGGCGGGTGACAAAACCGGCGTGCTGATTTATCGCCTCCGGCGACAAAAAATTGTAGATTTTACGACCCGCCAAGTCCGCCTCGGCCCAACCAGACATCTCCGCCGCGCCGTCGCTGACGAAGACGACCAGTCCCCCGAGTCGATCACCATGACGGCGGCCGGGAGTTCTTGGAGGACTAATCTAAGCACAGCATTCGGTAGCACCAAACCACCTCGGTGAGCATCCCGCCGCCTTCGGTGACATTATGCCGCGACAGAGGGCATCGCACCCACCCAGATGTAAACCGTAAACATGAAAACGGGATCGAGCCTCAAGACCGGCACCCCTATTGCCCTTAGCGGAGGCGATGACCTCGCTAAACATCGCCGACACATCTGCCGATGGCGCATGGTGCGCAGGAGTTGGGCTTCGTGATCACCCACTCTGACTCCACTCACACCGATCCTCGGACTGCTCGCCTCGAACAGCACCTCCGCCACATCGCCCAAGAACGAGAAGCCGCTGGCCTTGATGTCCGCACCGATGCCGGACTCGACGTGACCCTGGTGCCGGGAGCCGAGGAACTCTCACCCCGACAGTGAGAAGTGCTGCGACGCATGCTGCGCGGCGAGCGGGTGCCCGGAATCGCCCGAGATCTCTTCATCAGCGCCAGCACGGTGCGCAACCGCCCCACGGCGATCTTTGCCAAGGTCGGTGTTCACTCCCAAGAGGAACTCCTCGCTCGCCTGCGGGCTACCCCCGCCCCGTGGGCATCGTGACCACCCCCACCAGCGCCGCTTGATCCCGGCCTAGGAGAGGGAAAGAACCCCGCGATTCAGTATCCCCGCATGCATGTCGTTCAGCGCCTGTTGGATGTCGGCGAGGTCATACACCTTGCTCACCATCTCATCGAGTTGGAGCCGGCCATCGAGATAAAAGTTCACGAACA
The sequence above is a segment of the Acidimicrobiia bacterium genome. Coding sequences within it:
- a CDS encoding response regulator transcription factor — its product is MLRRMLRGERVPGIARDLFISASTVRNRPTAIFAKVGVHSQEELLARLRATPAPWAS
- a CDS encoding PAS domain S-box protein, whose product is MSGWAEADLAGRKIYNFLSPEAINQHAGFVTRQLREGRAASIRLTTQRFDGSSFLVDVTITVLETREGDRYFIGLLSKVGDSSTNPTSDFRVASRGTRHDDRLVRLGQAATEISGDFINVMSVILDRAAGLEASITDSAGLANLRELQQSVAAAAGLSQQIVNYARVASSRAEPTDVNEVVWTSAETLAQAVGDDIVVRLDLALAPLWVMVDRRELDQALLCMAVNAREAMPEGGDLTIATGSEPHAGGADYPPAVRLSMTDGRRDISAQAVAQAFLPSSTANAGTGGRPIGLAAVREFAEHNLGTVELHSVVGGGTSVRLVLPALDALARFDRPG